The Terriglobia bacterium genomic interval TACTTCTTCCGCGAGTTCAATCCACAATCGATGGCAGATATCAGCAACGCTTTAATGGGCGAGCATAGCCCGCATCTCCGTATGGTGGTGAGCTATTGGGATATGGCCGCAGCGCTCGTCAACCATGGCGCTATTGACGTCAGCCTTTTCAACGATACAAATGGCGAACATCTTGGTGTTTTCACCAAGATGGAACCATTTCTTGGTGAAATCCGGGCTGGCTTTGGCCCTCAATTCCTGGCCAACCTTGAAAAATTAGTGGATTCGACACCGGACGGCCGCAAGCGTGTGGCGGAAATTCGCGAACGCATGAAGAAGATGGCGGCAATGTCCCAAAGCCAAAACCAAACCACGGCTCGGGGATAGTTCGCTGTTATCTTGTTGCGGCGTGGGGCCACGCTATAACATGACTCCATGGTCCATGCAGTCACTTATATCGACATCGATCCAGGCTCGGTCGCGGCGGGAACGGAATTACTGAAGACGTACCGGAAATCGGCCGGCGCCCTCGTATTGCACGAGGGCTGCCGGCCGAATCGTTTCGTGATCGTGGAGTCCTGGGACGATGAAGCGGAGTTCCGGGACCATGAATCCGCGCCGCGGACGGCCGAATTCCGCGCCGGTCTCCAGGCGATCCACAACAGCCCTTACGATCAACGCGTCCACCACACGTTCGCGTCAGGCGCCCAGGCGCGGGAAAACAGCGCAGGCATGGTCTATGTCGTGACGCACGTGGACGTGCCCCCTCCGCGAAAAGATGAAACGGAAGTCCTGTTGACCGTTCAGGCTGTGAAAAGCCGTAATGACGGGGGAAACGTGCGTTACGATGTTTTTCAGCAAAACGCGCCGCGCACCAATCACTTCAGCGTCGTTGCCGTTTGGGAGAGCGAGGCCACTTTCCGCTCGCATCAGGCCGCGCCCCACACACGCCGCTTTCGCGAGGAACTAGGCCCCAAACTGGGCGCGCCTTACGATGAACGCCTCTACAGCCTTCCCGGCGGAGTTGTTTCATAGCCGATTCGTTGAATTCCGCTCACTGCATGGCTTAAAATCGCGCTCATGGCAACGCAAGATACAGGCTGCACGATCGTGCCTTATTTCAGGATTCACAGCGGCAGGAGCCAGGAATTCAGGGCCGTGTGCGAGCGCTGCGTCGAACAGACAAGAAACGAACCGGAATGTCTCTATTACGGGTTCTCGTTCAACGGGGACGAAGCCCACTGCCGCGAAGGGTACAAAAATGGAGATGCGGCTCTGGCGCACATTCAAAGTATCGGACCCCTTCTGGCCGAATTGTTGAAGAACGCCGATCTGACAAGGCTCGAGGTTCACGGACCCGAGAAGGAACTGTCCAAGCTTCGCGGACCGTTAAGCGATTTCAAAGCGCAATATTTCGCTCTGGAGTATGGGTTCAGGCGCTAAAGGAAGATGAGGGCGCCGCGCAAAAAGAGCTTGATGCCACCCATCTGCGTCATCCGCGTCATCTGCGGCTAAACCTCTTTCGCAGAATCGGCTACAGATGGCTTGACTTAAGGCGGCGGGGAGTCAATAATCTCGGTTCAATCGCACTTTTTTGAACCACTGGAGGTAATGAATGGCACGGAATCTCGTTGGTGTTTCAGTTTTGGGTGTCGCTCTTCTTTCGGCAGCGGTCCCGGCCGTGGCACACCACGCTGTATCCGCGGAGTTTGACCGAAACAAGCCGATATCGTTTTCGGGAACAGTAAAGAAAGTCGAGTGGATGAATCCACACATCTACACGGACATCGAAGCGAAGGATCCGGCGAGCGGGAAAACCGTGGTCTTTCAGGTCGAAGGCGGGGCCCCGAATTCTCTGTTCCGGCAGGGTTGGAGACCGGACACGCTGAAGATCGGCGAAATGGTCAACGTCACCGGCAGCCGCGCGAAAAGTGAGGCTTCCTTCCGGGTGGGCAGTGCGAAGATCACGAAGGCCGACGGCTCCACAGTTTTTGGTGGCGCGGCAGCAGCCAACCCCGAATACAAATAAGCCAGTAGAGTAAAACGAAAAAAGGGGGCAGTGAACGTTGGTTCGCTGTCCCCTTTTTCGTTTTACTCTATTGGAAATTCGAAATCAGAAATTGGAGATTGGAAATCGGATTTCCAATTTCCAACCTCCAATCTCGAATTTCCAGTTTAACTAATCCACTTTATCCGGGTAGTGCCACCGTGTGATCGTTCCATCCTCCAGGCTGATGTTGTTCTCTTCGCAGGAGTATTCCATGATCACGTCGCCTGCCGGCTTCAAGTTCCAGGTACGAACGTTCATCCAGTCATGTGTGTACGTCTTCGGATCGTGAACGGTGTAGGTATGTTGGATTGTGCGTGAATCCGCGCGCAGAAATGTGTTCGTAAATACGGCATCCTTGCTGTGTGGATGGCCATTGGTGTCGAGTCTGGTGTAGCCATTGAAGCCCGACGTGACGACCACCAGCGTGTCGCCGTCCCAATGGCCGGTCGATATGCCATTCCAGCTCGGCGGAAGATCCTTGGGCCATTTGAAGTTGGGATCCAAAGGAACCCAGTGGAACCAGGTGTTCTGTTCCCACAGGAAGGCCAGCGCATCGTTGCTGGCAACGATCTGTACGCCATGGGGTGAATTGAGGCTGCGCGACATTCCGAACGGATAGCAGCTGCCGGCATAGTCGCCATTCTTTTCGGGATCGTAAGCCTTCCACTGTTCCAGGCCCCAATCGGTATAGGGCAGGTCGAACGTTTTGGCGGCACCCTTGGCATCGGCGAGCTTCTCCCCCTTGCGGGGCCAATCCAGGGGCATTTTCGTTACGGGATCCAGGACATTCGAAACAGCATCCGCACCACGGCCGCGGCCTGCAGCCATGTTGGGCGTGTACGGGTTGGCCCAGTGGCCGCTGAGATCCGGCTTGCCGTTAGACAGGCGGGGCGCAGGCCCGGCGGGCGGGAGATTGGCGGCTGCTCCGCCGCGTCCGCCGCGTCCACCACCGCCG includes:
- a CDS encoding antibiotic biosynthesis monooxygenase, translating into MVHAVTYIDIDPGSVAAGTELLKTYRKSAGALVLHEGCRPNRFVIVESWDDEAEFRDHESAPRTAEFRAGLQAIHNSPYDQRVHHTFASGAQARENSAGMVYVVTHVDVPPPRKDETEVLLTVQAVKSRNDGGNVRYDVFQQNAPRTNHFSVVAVWESEATFRSHQAAPHTRRFREELGPKLGAPYDERLYSLPGGVVS
- a CDS encoding antibiotic biosynthesis monooxygenase, with the protein product MATQDTGCTIVPYFRIHSGRSQEFRAVCERCVEQTRNEPECLYYGFSFNGDEAHCREGYKNGDAALAHIQSIGPLLAELLKNADLTRLEVHGPEKELSKLRGPLSDFKAQYFALEYGFRR
- a CDS encoding DUF6152 family protein, with translation MARNLVGVSVLGVALLSAAVPAVAHHAVSAEFDRNKPISFSGTVKKVEWMNPHIYTDIEAKDPASGKTVVFQVEGGAPNSLFRQGWRPDTLKIGEMVNVTGSRAKSEASFRVGSAKITKADGSTVFGGAAAANPEYK